A single region of the Mustela lutreola isolate mMusLut2 chromosome 2, mMusLut2.pri, whole genome shotgun sequence genome encodes:
- the PRDM15 gene encoding PR domain zinc finger protein 15 isoform X2 yields MLLPQCARRPEFRFPAAQRKPPTLFSSESGPNPNTVLNAASTGLPEGLSRLSAQLLNSAQVSAMAEDGSEEIMFIWCEDCGQYHDSECPELGPVVMVKDSFVLSRARSSLPSNLEIRRLEDGAEGVFAVTQLVKRTQFGPFESRRVAKWEKESAFPLKVFQKDGHPVCFDTSNEDDCNWMMLVRPAAGPEHQNLTAFQHGNDVYFTTSRDIPPGAELRVWYAAFYAKKMDKPMLKQACPGAHAAGTPESSAAVESEPSQWVCKVCSASFLELQLLNEHLLGHLEQAKSLPPASQHEAAPEKEPDVPRGEPPAVPKSVSATKEQKKKPRRGRKPKASKPEQPLDIIEEPVAEIVTEVPPDEPVAAAPDDRIMELVLGKLAASPGDTSSVPKFLVRGQLPGVCTFATDSLTQLSDWPPGKAGRYCVTETFPHHQSTTITLKRSLILSSRHGIRRKLVRQLGEHRRVYQCSICSKVFQNSSNLSRHVRSHGDKLFKCEECAKLFSRKESLKQHVSYKHSRNEVDGEYRYRCGTCEKTFRIESALEFHNCRTDDKTFQCEMCFRFFSTNSNLSKHKKKHGDKKFACEVCSKMFYRKDVMLDHQRRHLEGVRRVKREDLDAGGENLVRYKKEPSGCPVCGKVFSCRSNMNKHLLTHGDKKYTCEICGRKFFRVDVLRDHIHVHFKDIALMDDHQREEFIGKIGISSEENEDNSDTSADSEPHKYSCKRCQLTFGRGKEYLKHIMEVHKEKGYGCSICNRRFALKATYHAHMVIHRENLPDPNVQKYIHPCEICGRIFNSIGNLERHKLIHTGVKSHACEQCGKSFARKDMLKEHMRVHDNIREYLCAECGKGMKTKHALRHHMKLHKGIKEYECKECHRKFAQKVNMLKHYKRHTGIKDFMCELCGKTFSERNTMETHKLIHTVGKQWTCSVCDKKYVTEYMLQKHVQLTHDKVEAQSCQLCGTKVSTRASMSRHIRRKHPEVLAVRIDDLDHLPETTTIDASSIGIVQPELSLEQEELAEGKHGKAARRAHKRKQKLEAEAAGAPGPEEATFSEYTEKEPVLSGVGDETDSAVQSIQQVVVTLGDPNVTTPSSSVGLTNITVTPITTAAGTQFTSLQPVAVGHLTTPERQLQLDNSILTVTFDTVSGSAMLHNRQNDIQIHPQPEATNPQSVAHFINLTTLVNSITPLGSQLGDQHPLTWRAVPQTDVLPPPQPQAPPPQAPPPQVPAEPQPQMYSY; encoded by the exons ATGCTACTCCCTCAGTGTGCCCGGAGACCAGAGTTCCGGTTTCCAGCTGCCCAGCGAAAGCCACCCACGCTGTTTTCATCGGAATCTGGCCCCAACCCGAACACTGTGCTTAACGCCGCTTCTACGGGGCTCCCAGAggggctcagtcggctaagtgccCAACtcctgaattcagctcag GTGTCCGCAATGGCTGAAGACGGGAGTGAGGAGATCATGTTCATCT GGTGTGAGGACTGCGGTCAGTACCACGACTCCGAGTGTCCCGAGCTGGGCCCCGTGGTCATGGTCAAGGACTCCTTTGTGTTAAGCAGGGCACG gtcctccctcccttccaaccTGGAGATCCGGCGGCTGGAAGACGGGGCCGAAGGAGTGTTTGCCGTGACTCAGCTCGTCAAGAGAACACAGTTCGGTCCGTTCGAGTCGAGGAGAGTGGCCAAATGGGAGAAGGAATCCGCGTTTCCCCTGAAG GTGTTCCAGAAGGACGGGCACCCCGTGTGCTTCGACACCTCCAACGAGGACGACTGCAACTGGATGATGCTGGTGCGGCCGGCGGCGGGGCCCGAGCACCAGAACCTGACGGCCTTCCAGCACGGCAACGACGTCTACTTCACCACGTCGCGGGACATCCCGCCGGGCGCCGAGCTGCGCGTGTGGTACGCCGCCTTCTACGCCAAGAAGATGGACAAGCCCATGCTGAAGCAGGCCTGCCCCGGGGCCCACG CTGCAGGTACCCCGGAGAGCAGCGCCGCGGTGGAGTCCGAGCCCAGCCAGTGGGTGTGCAAAGTGTGTTCCGCCAGCTTCCTGGAGCTGCAGCTGCTGAACG AACACCTGTTGGGTCACTTGGAACAAGCCAAGAGCCTGCCCCCGGCCAGCCAGCACGAAGCCGCGCCCGAGAAGGAACCAGATGTGCCCCGGGGGGAGCCTCCTGCGGTTCCCAAGAGTGTCAGTGCCACCAAAGAGCAGAAGAAAAAGCCTCGAAGGGGAAGAAAACCCAAAGCATCAAAACCTGAGCAGCCTCTAGACATCATAGAAG AGCCAGTGGCCGAGATCGTTACCGAGGTCCCGCCGGACGAGCCCGTGGCCGCAGCACCAGACGACCGCATCATGGAGCTGGTCCTGGGGAAGCTGGCCGCCAGCCCCGGCGACACCAGCTCTGTGCCCAA GTTCCTCGTACGAGGACAGCTGCCTGGTGTCTGTACTTTTGCGACTGACTCTCTCACTCAGCTGTCAGACTGGCCCCCCGGGAAGGCCGGACGTTATTGCGTCACAGAGAC GTTCCCGCACCATCAGAGCACCACCATCACCCTCAAGAGGAGCCTGATTCTGTCGAGCCGGCACGGCATCCGGAGGAAGCTCGTCAGGCAGCTGGGCGAGCACAGGCGGGTCTACCAGTGCAGCATCTGCAGCAAGGTCTTCCAGAACAGCAGCAACCTGAGCAGGCACGTGCGCTCGCATG GCGACAAGCTGTTTAAATGTGAGGAATGTGCCAAGCTGTTCAGCCGCAAGGAGAGCCTGAAGCAGCACGTCTCCTACAAGCACAGCAGGAACGAG GTGGACGGCGAGTACAGGTACCGGTGCGGCACCTGTGAGAAGACCTTCCGCATCGAGAGCGCGCTGGAGTTCCACAACTGCAGGACAG ATGACAAGACGTTCCAGTGCGAGATGTGTTTCAGATTCTTCTCCACCAACAGCAACCTCTCCAAGCACAAGAAGAAGCACGGGGACAAGAAGTTCGCCTGCGAGGTCTGCAGCAAAATGTTCTACCGCAAGGACGTCATGCTGGACCACCAGAGGAGGCACCTGGAAG GCGTGCGGCGGGTGAAGCGGGAAGACCTGGACGCCGGTGGCGAGAACCTGGTCCGCTACAAGAAGGAGCCCTCGGGATGCCCCGTGTGCGGCAAG GTGTTCTCCTGCAGAAGCAACATGAACAAGCACCTGCTGACCCACGGCGACAAGAAGTACACCTGCGAGATCTGCGGCCGCAAGTTCTTCCGCGTGGACGTGCTCAGGGACCACATCCATGTCCACTTCAAG GACATCGCGCTGATGGACGACCACCAGCGGGAGGAGTTTATCGGCAAGATCGGCATCTCCTCGGAAGAGAATGAGGACAACTCAGACACGAGCGCGGACTCGGAGCCTCACAAGTACAGCTGCAAGCGGTGCCAG CTGACCTTCGGCCGGGGGAAGGAGTACCTGAAGCACATCATGGAGGTCCACAAGGAGAAGGGCTACGGCTGCAGCATCTGCAACCGCCGCTTCGCCCTCAAGGCCACGTACCACGCGCACATGGTCATCCACCGCGAGAACCTGCCGGACCCCAACGTGCAGAA GTACATCCACCCGTGTGAGATCTGCGGGCGCATCTTCAACAGTATCGGGAATCTGGAGCGGCACAAACTCATCCACACGG GTGTCAAGAGCCACGCGTGCGAGCAGTGCGGGAAGTCCTTCGCGCGGAAGGACATGCTGAAGGAGCACATGCGCGTGCACGACAACATCCGGGAGTACCTGTGTGCCGAGTGCGGGAAAG GCATGAAGACCAAACACGCGCTGCGTCACCACATGAAGCTGCACAAAGGCATCAAGGAGTACGAGTGCAAGGAGTGCCACCGCAAGTTCGCGCAGAAGGTCAACATGCTGAAGCACTACAAGCGGCACACGG GGATTAAAGATTTCATGTGTGAGCTGTGCGGGAAGACCTTCAGCGAGAGGAACACAATGGAGACCCACAAGCTCATCCACACAG TGGGCAAGCAGTGGACGTGCTCCGTGTGCGACAAGAAGTACGTCACCGAGTATATGCTGCAGAAGCATGTGCAGCTCACGCACGACAAAGTGGAGGCGCAGAGCTGCCAGCTGTGCGGGACCAAGGTGTCCACCAGGGCCTCCATGAGCAGACACATCCGGCGCAAACACCCGGAG GTCCTGGCCGTGAGGATCGACGACCTGGACCACCTCCCGGAGACCACCACCATCGATGCCTCTTCCATTGGCATCGTCCAG CCTGAACTGAGTCTGGAGCAGGAGGAGCTGGCCGAGGGGAAGCATGGGAAAGCCGCCAGGAGAGCCCACaagaggaagcagaagctggaggcagaggcggCGGGCGCCCCGGGGCCAGAGGAGGCCACCTTCAGCGAGTACACGGAGAAGGAGCCTGTGCTGTCGGGCGTGGGGGACGAAACGGACTCCGCGGTACAGAGTATCCAGCAG GTGGTCGTGACCCTGGGGGATCCGAATGTGACCACCCCGTCGAGCTCAGTGGGCCTGACCAACATCACCGTGACCCCCATCACCACTGCCGCCGGGACTCAGTTCACCAGCCTCCAGCCCGTAGCCGTCGGGCACCTGACCACCCCGGAGCGCCAGCTGCAGCTGGACAACTCGATCCTGACCGTGACCTTTGACACCGTCAGTGGCTCCGCCATGCTGCACAACCGGCAGAACGACATCCAGATCCACCCCCAGCCCGAGGCCACGAACCCGCAGTCGGTGGCGCACTTCATCAATCTGACCACGCTGGTCAACTCCATCACGCCCCTGGGCAGCCAGCTCGGTGACCAGCACCCGCTGACGTGGCGGGCAGTGCCGCAGACGGACGTGCTGCCGCCCCCCCAGCCGCAGGCGCCCCCCCCACAGGCGCCGCCGCCGCAGGTGCCGGCCGAGCCCCAGCCGCAGATGTACAGCTACTGA
- the PRDM15 gene encoding PR domain zinc finger protein 15 isoform X4: protein MLLPQCARRPEFRFPAAQRKPPTLFSSESGPNPNTVLNAASTGLPEGLSRLSAQLLNSAQVSAMAEDGSEEIMFIWCEDCGQYHDSECPELGPVVMVKDSFVLSRARSSLPSNLEIRRLEDGAEGVFAVTQLVKRTQFGPFESRRVAKWEKESAFPLKVFQKDGHPVCFDTSNEDDCNWMMLVRPAAGPEHQNLTAFQHGNDVYFTTSRDIPPGAELRVWYAAFYAKKMDKPMLKQACPGAHAAGTPESSAAVESEPSQWVCKVCSASFLELQLLNEHLLGHLEQAKSLPPASQHEAAPEKEPDVPRGEPPAVPKSVSATKEQKKKPRRGRKPKASKPEQPLDIIEGKEPPEPVAEIVTEVPPDEPVAAAPDDRIMELVLGKLAASPGDTSSVPKFPHHQSTTITLKRSLILSSRHGIRRKLVRQLGEHRRVYQCSICSKVFQNSSNLSRHVRSHGDKLFKCEECAKLFSRKESLKQHVSYKHSRNEVDGEYRYRCGTCEKTFRIESALEFHNCRTDDKTFQCEMCFRFFSTNSNLSKHKKKHGDKKFACEVCSKMFYRKDVMLDHQRRHLEGVRRVKREDLDAGGENLVRYKKEPSGCPVCGKVFSCRSNMNKHLLTHGDKKYTCEICGRKFFRVDVLRDHIHVHFKDIALMDDHQREEFIGKIGISSEENEDNSDTSADSEPHKYSCKRCQLTFGRGKEYLKHIMEVHKEKGYGCSICNRRFALKATYHAHMVIHRENLPDPNVQKYIHPCEICGRIFNSIGNLERHKLIHTGVKSHACEQCGKSFARKDMLKEHMRVHDNIREYLCAECGKGMKTKHALRHHMKLHKGIKEYECKECHRKFAQKVNMLKHYKRHTGIKDFMCELCGKTFSERNTMETHKLIHTVGKQWTCSVCDKKYVTEYMLQKHVQLTHDKVEAQSCQLCGTKVSTRASMSRHIRRKHPEVLAVRIDDLDHLPETTTIDASSIGIVQPELSLEQEELAEGKHGKAARRAHKRKQKLEAEAAGAPGPEEATFSEYTEKEPVLSGVGDETDSAVQSIQQVVVTLGDPNVTTPSSSVGLTNITVTPITTAAGTQFTSLQPVAVGHLTTPERQLQLDNSILTVTFDTVSGSAMLHNRQNDIQIHPQPEATNPQSVAHFINLTTLVNSITPLGSQLGDQHPLTWRAVPQTDVLPPPQPQAPPPQAPPPQVPAEPQPQMYSY, encoded by the exons ATGCTACTCCCTCAGTGTGCCCGGAGACCAGAGTTCCGGTTTCCAGCTGCCCAGCGAAAGCCACCCACGCTGTTTTCATCGGAATCTGGCCCCAACCCGAACACTGTGCTTAACGCCGCTTCTACGGGGCTCCCAGAggggctcagtcggctaagtgccCAACtcctgaattcagctcag GTGTCCGCAATGGCTGAAGACGGGAGTGAGGAGATCATGTTCATCT GGTGTGAGGACTGCGGTCAGTACCACGACTCCGAGTGTCCCGAGCTGGGCCCCGTGGTCATGGTCAAGGACTCCTTTGTGTTAAGCAGGGCACG gtcctccctcccttccaaccTGGAGATCCGGCGGCTGGAAGACGGGGCCGAAGGAGTGTTTGCCGTGACTCAGCTCGTCAAGAGAACACAGTTCGGTCCGTTCGAGTCGAGGAGAGTGGCCAAATGGGAGAAGGAATCCGCGTTTCCCCTGAAG GTGTTCCAGAAGGACGGGCACCCCGTGTGCTTCGACACCTCCAACGAGGACGACTGCAACTGGATGATGCTGGTGCGGCCGGCGGCGGGGCCCGAGCACCAGAACCTGACGGCCTTCCAGCACGGCAACGACGTCTACTTCACCACGTCGCGGGACATCCCGCCGGGCGCCGAGCTGCGCGTGTGGTACGCCGCCTTCTACGCCAAGAAGATGGACAAGCCCATGCTGAAGCAGGCCTGCCCCGGGGCCCACG CTGCAGGTACCCCGGAGAGCAGCGCCGCGGTGGAGTCCGAGCCCAGCCAGTGGGTGTGCAAAGTGTGTTCCGCCAGCTTCCTGGAGCTGCAGCTGCTGAACG AACACCTGTTGGGTCACTTGGAACAAGCCAAGAGCCTGCCCCCGGCCAGCCAGCACGAAGCCGCGCCCGAGAAGGAACCAGATGTGCCCCGGGGGGAGCCTCCTGCGGTTCCCAAGAGTGTCAGTGCCACCAAAGAGCAGAAGAAAAAGCCTCGAAGGGGAAGAAAACCCAAAGCATCAAAACCTGAGCAGCCTCTAGACATCATAGAAGGCAAGGAGCCGCCAG AGCCAGTGGCCGAGATCGTTACCGAGGTCCCGCCGGACGAGCCCGTGGCCGCAGCACCAGACGACCGCATCATGGAGCTGGTCCTGGGGAAGCTGGCCGCCAGCCCCGGCGACACCAGCTCTGTGCCCAA GTTCCCGCACCATCAGAGCACCACCATCACCCTCAAGAGGAGCCTGATTCTGTCGAGCCGGCACGGCATCCGGAGGAAGCTCGTCAGGCAGCTGGGCGAGCACAGGCGGGTCTACCAGTGCAGCATCTGCAGCAAGGTCTTCCAGAACAGCAGCAACCTGAGCAGGCACGTGCGCTCGCATG GCGACAAGCTGTTTAAATGTGAGGAATGTGCCAAGCTGTTCAGCCGCAAGGAGAGCCTGAAGCAGCACGTCTCCTACAAGCACAGCAGGAACGAG GTGGACGGCGAGTACAGGTACCGGTGCGGCACCTGTGAGAAGACCTTCCGCATCGAGAGCGCGCTGGAGTTCCACAACTGCAGGACAG ATGACAAGACGTTCCAGTGCGAGATGTGTTTCAGATTCTTCTCCACCAACAGCAACCTCTCCAAGCACAAGAAGAAGCACGGGGACAAGAAGTTCGCCTGCGAGGTCTGCAGCAAAATGTTCTACCGCAAGGACGTCATGCTGGACCACCAGAGGAGGCACCTGGAAG GCGTGCGGCGGGTGAAGCGGGAAGACCTGGACGCCGGTGGCGAGAACCTGGTCCGCTACAAGAAGGAGCCCTCGGGATGCCCCGTGTGCGGCAAG GTGTTCTCCTGCAGAAGCAACATGAACAAGCACCTGCTGACCCACGGCGACAAGAAGTACACCTGCGAGATCTGCGGCCGCAAGTTCTTCCGCGTGGACGTGCTCAGGGACCACATCCATGTCCACTTCAAG GACATCGCGCTGATGGACGACCACCAGCGGGAGGAGTTTATCGGCAAGATCGGCATCTCCTCGGAAGAGAATGAGGACAACTCAGACACGAGCGCGGACTCGGAGCCTCACAAGTACAGCTGCAAGCGGTGCCAG CTGACCTTCGGCCGGGGGAAGGAGTACCTGAAGCACATCATGGAGGTCCACAAGGAGAAGGGCTACGGCTGCAGCATCTGCAACCGCCGCTTCGCCCTCAAGGCCACGTACCACGCGCACATGGTCATCCACCGCGAGAACCTGCCGGACCCCAACGTGCAGAA GTACATCCACCCGTGTGAGATCTGCGGGCGCATCTTCAACAGTATCGGGAATCTGGAGCGGCACAAACTCATCCACACGG GTGTCAAGAGCCACGCGTGCGAGCAGTGCGGGAAGTCCTTCGCGCGGAAGGACATGCTGAAGGAGCACATGCGCGTGCACGACAACATCCGGGAGTACCTGTGTGCCGAGTGCGGGAAAG GCATGAAGACCAAACACGCGCTGCGTCACCACATGAAGCTGCACAAAGGCATCAAGGAGTACGAGTGCAAGGAGTGCCACCGCAAGTTCGCGCAGAAGGTCAACATGCTGAAGCACTACAAGCGGCACACGG GGATTAAAGATTTCATGTGTGAGCTGTGCGGGAAGACCTTCAGCGAGAGGAACACAATGGAGACCCACAAGCTCATCCACACAG TGGGCAAGCAGTGGACGTGCTCCGTGTGCGACAAGAAGTACGTCACCGAGTATATGCTGCAGAAGCATGTGCAGCTCACGCACGACAAAGTGGAGGCGCAGAGCTGCCAGCTGTGCGGGACCAAGGTGTCCACCAGGGCCTCCATGAGCAGACACATCCGGCGCAAACACCCGGAG GTCCTGGCCGTGAGGATCGACGACCTGGACCACCTCCCGGAGACCACCACCATCGATGCCTCTTCCATTGGCATCGTCCAG CCTGAACTGAGTCTGGAGCAGGAGGAGCTGGCCGAGGGGAAGCATGGGAAAGCCGCCAGGAGAGCCCACaagaggaagcagaagctggaggcagaggcggCGGGCGCCCCGGGGCCAGAGGAGGCCACCTTCAGCGAGTACACGGAGAAGGAGCCTGTGCTGTCGGGCGTGGGGGACGAAACGGACTCCGCGGTACAGAGTATCCAGCAG GTGGTCGTGACCCTGGGGGATCCGAATGTGACCACCCCGTCGAGCTCAGTGGGCCTGACCAACATCACCGTGACCCCCATCACCACTGCCGCCGGGACTCAGTTCACCAGCCTCCAGCCCGTAGCCGTCGGGCACCTGACCACCCCGGAGCGCCAGCTGCAGCTGGACAACTCGATCCTGACCGTGACCTTTGACACCGTCAGTGGCTCCGCCATGCTGCACAACCGGCAGAACGACATCCAGATCCACCCCCAGCCCGAGGCCACGAACCCGCAGTCGGTGGCGCACTTCATCAATCTGACCACGCTGGTCAACTCCATCACGCCCCTGGGCAGCCAGCTCGGTGACCAGCACCCGCTGACGTGGCGGGCAGTGCCGCAGACGGACGTGCTGCCGCCCCCCCAGCCGCAGGCGCCCCCCCCACAGGCGCCGCCGCCGCAGGTGCCGGCCGAGCCCCAGCCGCAGATGTACAGCTACTGA